The genomic window CAAAGCGGAAAAATCGTTATCGAAGGAAATATTACGGATGATACCGGACCCTATCTTGTGAAAATCTCCAAATCGGTAGCGTATACGACCGCAGTGCCTTATACCGCTGTTGAGAACGCCCAGGTCGTGGTAAGCGACAATACGGGGCAAACCGAAACGCTGACCTATCTTGGAGACGGCTATTATAAAACCGCCCATTTCACCGGGCAGCCTGGCAGAACCTACACGCTGAAAGTGACGGCGGAAGGACAACAATATACTGCACAGAGCACCATGCCTCAGGCGGTCTCTTTCGACGGACTCGATCAGGATTCTTTCCCGATCGCCGGAGAAACCACCTATACCCTGCTGCCGGTCTTTACAGATCCTCCTGCGCTGGGCAACCGTTATCTTTTTGTATTTTCGGTAAATAACAGCTCCCAAAAGCTTTTCGCAGAATTTTCCGATAACGTCAATAACGGTTTACCCAACCAAAGACCTCTGCTGATGCCCAATGATAAAGACGGTATCAGGGTAAAGTCAGGCGATACCATCTACGTTGAAATGCAGTGCATCGATCAGAATATATTTACCTATTACTCGGCGCTGCTCCAGATTCTGGATGGCGGTGCAGGATCGGGCGTTACTCCGGCAAATCCACCAAGCAACATCAGCAACGGAGCACTCGGATATTTCTCTGCGCATACGGTAAGAACCAAGACCAAGGTAATCCAGTAAAAATCAAATGAGCTATTCAGAAGATCAGGAATAGCTCTCCTTATTTCCGGGCAAAAGTATTATCTTTTTATACAATTCATTCTAACTGATGTAACAAACCTCTTCTTTGGAATGTCTTATGGGTAGAAACCTAGTTTACATGAAAAATATTTTGATGCCCATTGCTTTTTTAGCTGGCATTCTCACCTTTGCACAAACAGAGAAGGATACTCTTAAATCGAAAGAAAAAGCCATCGAGGGCGTTACCGTCACGGTAAGAAAGCCTACTATAGAATCCAAAGTCGACAGAACCGTCTTCAATGTTGCCAACAGTTCCGTGCTTGCCGGAAATACCACCTGGGACGTCCTGCGAATGACACCGTTGGTAAGCATTGATAACAATGATGCCATCAAAGCGGAAGGTGAAACTGTTACGGTCTATATCAACGACAGG from Chryseobacterium sp. SORGH_AS_0447 includes these protein-coding regions:
- a CDS encoding DUF4249 domain-containing protein; this translates as MKNLFLSIVSLLFLTSCEKNIDLDLEDQSGKIVIEGNITDDTGPYLVKISKSVAYTTAVPYTAVENAQVVVSDNTGQTETLTYLGDGYYKTAHFTGQPGRTYTLKVTAEGQQYTAQSTMPQAVSFDGLDQDSFPIAGETTYTLLPVFTDPPALGNRYLFVFSVNNSSQKLFAEFSDNVNNGLPNQRPLLMPNDKDGIRVKSGDTIYVEMQCIDQNIFTYYSALLQILDGGAGSGVTPANPPSNISNGALGYFSAHTVRTKTKVIQ